In Ovis aries strain OAR_USU_Benz2616 breed Rambouillet chromosome 8, ARS-UI_Ramb_v3.0, whole genome shotgun sequence, a single window of DNA contains:
- the MICAL1 gene encoding F-actin-monooxygenase MICAL1 isoform X1 yields the protein MASPTSTNPAHAHFESFLQAQLCQDVLSSFQGLCGALGLEPGGGLSQYHKIKAQLNYWSAKSLWAKLDKRASQQVYQQGRACTGTKCLVVGAGPCGLRAAVELAMLGARVVLVEKRTKFSRHNVLHLWPFTIHDLRALGAKKFYGRFCTGSLDHISIRQLQLLLLKVALLLGVEIHWGITFTGLQPPPKKGSGWRAQLQPSPPAQLAKYEFDVLISAAGGKFVPEGFTVREMRGKLAIGITANFVNGRTVEETQVPEISGVARIYNQSFFQSLLKATGIDLENIVYYKDDTHYFVMTAKKQCLLRLGVLRQDWPDTERLLGSANVVPEALQRFARAAADFATHGKLGKLEFAQDAHGRPDVSAFDFTSMMRAESSARVQERHGTRLLLGLVGDCLVEPFWPLGTGVARGFLAAFDAAWMVKRWAEGAGTLEVLAERESLYQLLSQTSPENMHRNVAQYGLDPATRYPNLNLRAVTPSQVRDLYDVEAKEPVQKMSDKTDSGKPATGAVGSQEELLRWCQEQTAGYPGVHVTDLSSSWADGLALCALVHRLRPALLEPSEIQGMGALEATSWALKMAEHELGITPVLSAQAMVAGSDPLGLIAYLSHFHSAFKSTPHNPGSVSQGSPGAATAVLFLGKLQRTLQRTRTQDLLQENGEDAGGKKPRLEIEAETPSTEEPPVQEPDEPMTPPSQQQDASAEDLCALCGQHLYILERLCADGCFFHRSCFRCRICEATLWPGGYGRHPGDGYFYCLQHLPQTGHKEDSSDRGPESQDLPMPSENNMPSGPMTPVAHHQGTSPVPNPSQPTRRLIRLSSPERQRLSTLHLTPDPEMEPPPKPPRSCSALAHQALEASFRGWGMPVQSPQVLEAMEKGEEESSSSSEEETEEEEDVPLDSDMEQFLRNLAKNSGTMNNYPTWRRTLLRRAREEEMKRFCKAQAIQRRLNEIEAALRELEARGTELELALRSQSSSPEKQKALWVEQLLQLVQKKNSLVAEEAELMITVQELNLEEKQWQLDQELRTYMNREETLKTAADRQAEDQVLRKLLDVVNQRDALIRFQEERRLSELASEPGVQG from the exons ATGGCCTCACCCACCTCCACCAACCCAGCGCATGCCCACTTTGAGAGCTTCTTGCAGGCCCAGCTGTGCCAGGATGTGTTGAGCAGCTTCCAAGGGCTATGCGGGGCCCTGGggctggagcctggtggggggcTCTCCCAGTACCACAAGATCAAGGCCCAGCTCAACTACTGGAGTGCTAAGTCGCTGTGGGCCAAGCTGGACAAGAGAGCGAGCCAGCAGGTCTACCAGCAGGGCCGGGCCTGCACCGGCACCAAG TGCCTGGTGGTGGGGGCGGGACCTTGCGGTCTGCGGGCTGCTGTGGAGCTGGCGATGCTGGGAGCCCGAGTGGTGCTGGTGGAAAAGCGCACCAAGTTCTCTCGTCACAACGTGCTCCATCTCTGGCCCTTCACCATCCACGACCTTCGGGCACTCGGCGCCAAGAAGTTCTATGGGCGCTTCTGCACAGGCTCCCTGGACCACATCA GCATCCGGCAACTGCAGCTCCTCTTGTTGAAAGTGGCATTACTGCTGGGGGTGGAAATCCACTGGGGCATCACTTTCACTGGCCTGCAGCCTCCTCCCAAAAAGG GGAGTGGTTGGCGTGCTCAGCTCcagcccagccccccagcccaACTGGCCAAGTATGAATTTGATGTCCTCATCTCTGCGGCTGGAGGTAAATTTGTCCCTGAAG GCTTCACAGTGCGAGAAATGCGCGGCAAACTGGCAATTGGCATCACGGCTAACTTTGTGAACGGGCGCACCGTGGAAGAGACACAGGTGCCCGAGATCAGTGGTGTGGCCAGGATCTACAACCAGAGCTTcttccagagcctgctcaaagCTACAG GCATTGATCTGGAGAATATCGTGTACTACAAGGATGACACCCACTACTTCGTGATGACAGCCAAGAAGCAGTGCCTCCTACGGCTGGGAGTGCTGCGTCAG GACTGGCCTGATACTGAACGGCTGCTGGGCAGCGCCAACGTGGTGCCCGAGGCTTTGCAGCGCTTTGCTCGGGCAGCTGCCGACTTCGCCACCCACGGCAAGCTTGGGAAGCTGGAGTTTGCCCAGGACGCCCATGGGCGGCCGGACGTCTCTGCCTTTGACTTCACAAGCATGATGCGGGCAGAGAGCTCTGCTCGGGTGCAGGAGAGGCACGGCACCCGCCTGCTGCTGGGGCTGGTCGGGGACTGTCTGGTGGAG CCCTTCTGGCCCCTGGGCACTGGAGTGGCCCGGGGCTTCCTGGCAGCCTTTGATGCCGCCTGGATGGTGAAGCGGTGGGCAGAGGGCGCTGGGACCCTAGAGGTGTTAGCAGAGAG AGAGAGCTTGTACCAGCTCCTGTCACAGACGTCCCCGGAGAACATGCACCGCAACGTGGCGCAGTACGGGCTGGACCCCGCCACCCGCTACCCCAACCTGAACCTGCGGGCTGTGACCCCCAGTCAG GTACGAGACCTGTACGACGTGGAGGCCAAGGAGCCTGTGCAGAAGATGAGTGACAAGACAGACTCCGGAAAGCCAGCCACTG GGGCAGTGGGCTCCCAGGAGGAGCTGCTGCGCTGGTGCCAGGAACAGACAGCTGGGTACCCCGGTGTCCATGTCACTGACCTGTCTTCCTCCTGGGCTGATGGGCTGGCTCTGTGCGCCCTGGTGCACCGGCTGCGGCCCGCCCTTCT AGAACCCTCCGAGATCCAGGGAATGGGGGCTCTGGAAGCTACTTCTTGGGCGCTGAAGATGGCAGAGCATGAGCTGGGCATCACACCAGTGTTGTCCGCACAGGCGATGGTGGCAGGGAGTGACCCACTGGGCCTCATTGCGTACCTCAGCCACTTCCATAGTGCCTTCAAGAGCACACCACACAACCCAG GCTCGGTCAGCCAAGGCTCCCCAGGCGCTGCCACTGCTGTACTATTCCTTGGCAAACTGCAGAGGACCCTGCAACGGACCCGGACTCAG GACTTGTTGCAGGAAAATGGGGAGGATGCTGGTGGCAAGAAGCCTCGCCTGGAG ATAGAGGCTGAGACCCCAAGTACTGAGGAGCCACCTGTCCAAGAGCCTGATGAACCAATGACACCGCCATCCCAGCAGCAGGAC GCCAGTGCTGAGGATCTGTGTGCACTTTGTGGGCAACACCTCTATATCCTGGAACGCCTCTGTGCTGATGGCTGTTTCTTCCACCGGAGCTGCTTCCGCTGTCGTATCTGTGAGGCCACATTATGGCCAGGTGGCTATGGGCGGcacccaggagatg GATATTTCTACTGCCTCCAGCACCTGCCTCAGACAGGCCACAAAGAAGATAGCAGCGACAGAGGTCCTGAGAGTCAG GACCTTCCCATGCCGAGTGAGAATAACATGCCATCAGGCCCCATGACTCCCGTGGCCCACCACCAAGGGACCAGTCCTGTCCCAAACCCCAGCCAGCCCACCCGTCGACTGATCCGCCTCTCCAGCCCAGAACGCCAGCGTTTATCCACCCTTCATCTCACCCCTGACCCGGAAATGGAGCCTCCACCCAAGCCCCCCCGAAGCTGCTCTGCCTTGGCCCACCAAGCCCTGGAAGCAAGCTTCAGGGGCTGGGGAATGCCAGTCCAGAGCCCTCAGG TTCTTGAGGCCATGGAAAAAGGGGAAGAAGAGAGTTCCTCCTCCAgtgaagaggaaacagaggaagaggaagatgtGCCTTTGGACTCAGACATGGAACAG TTTCTGAGGAACTTGGCTAAGAACTCAGGCACCATGAACAATTATCCAACGTGGCGTCGGACTCTGCTGCGCCGGGCCAGGGAGGAGGAGATGAAGCGGTTCTGCAAGGCTCAG GCCATCCAGCGGCGACTAAATGAGATTGAGGCTGCTCTAAGGGAGCTGGAGGCCAGGGGCACAGAGCTGGAGCTGGCTTTGAGGAGCCAGAGCA GTTCCCCCGAAAAGCAAAAGGCATTATGGGTAGAACAGCTGTTACAGCTTGTTCAGAAGAAAAACAGCCTGGTGGCCGAGGAGGCTGAGCTCATGATCAC GGTGCAGGAGCTGAACTTAGAGGAGAAACAGTGGCAGCTGGACCAAGAGCTGCGAACCTACATGAATCGGGAAG AAACCCTAAAGACAGCTGCTGATCGGCAGGCTGAGGACCAGGTCCTGCGGAAGCTGCTGGATGTGGTGAACCAGCGAGATGCTCTCATCCGCTTCCAGGAGGAGCGCAGGCTCAGTGAGCTGGCCTCAGAGCCCGGGGTCCAGGGCTAG
- the SMPD2 gene encoding sphingomyelin phosphodiesterase 2: MKPNFTLRLRVFNLNCWGIPFLSKHRADRVKRLGDFLNMESFDLALLEEVWSEQDFQYLRQKLLPTYPAAHYFRSGIIGSGLCVFSKHPIQEFTQHVFTLNGYPYMIHHCDWFCGKAVGLLVLHLSGLVLNAYVTHLHAEYNRQKDIYLAHRVAQAWELAQFIHHTSKKADVVLLCGDLNLHPKDLGCRLLKEWTGLHDAYLETRDFKGSEEGCTMVPKNCYVKHQELGPFPLGIRIDYILYKAVSGLYISCKTFKTTTGHDPYSGPPFSDHEALMATLCVRHSPPQHNPSPTHGPAESSPLTSVLREAWAEVDQGMAQAHWWATMAGYAVGLGLLLLALLCALAAGGWMREAALLLWTPSIGLVLGAGAFYLFHVQEAKGLCKTRAELQHVLGRAREAQDLGSESQPALLLGQQERDRAEEQ; the protein is encoded by the exons ATGAAGCCCAACTTCACCCTGCGACTGAGGGTCTTTAACCTCAACTGCTG GGGCATTCCCTTCCTGAGCAAGCATCGCGCCGACCGCGTGAAGCGCCTGGGAGACTTTCTAAACATGGAGAGCTTCGACCTAGCTCTACTGGAGGAG GTGTGGAGTGAACAGGACTTCCAGTACTTGAGACAGAAGCTGTTGCCCACCTACCCAGCTGCACACTACTTCAGGAG CGGCATCATTGGCAGTGGTCTCTGTGTCTTCTCCAAACACCCAATCCAGGAATTCACCCAGCATGTCTTCACCCTCAATGGCTACCCCTACATG ATCCATCATTGTGACTGGTTCTGTGGGAAGGCTGTGGGGCTGCTGGTACTCCATCTAAGTGGCTTGGTGCTCAACGCCTACGTGACCCAC CTCCATGCGGAGTACAATCGACAGAAGGACATCTACCTAGCACATCGCGTGGCCCAAGCTTGGGAACTGGCCCAGTTCATCCA CCACACATCCAAGAAGGCTGATGTGGTTCTCTTGTGTGGGGACCTCAACTTGCACCCAAAGGACCTGGGCTGCCGCCTGCTGAAAGAGTGGACAGGGCTGCATGATGCCTATCTGGAGACCCGGGACTTCAAG GGTTCTGAAGAAGGCTGTACGATGGTACCCAAGAACTGCTATGTCAAGCACCAGGAGCTGGGGCCATTTCCCTTGGGCATCCGCATCGACTATATACTTTATAAG GCAGTGTCTGGGCTATACATCTCCTGTAAGACTTTCAAAACTACTACAGGCCATGACCCTTACAGCGGCCCCCCCTTCTCTGATCATGAGGCCCTGATGGCTACTCTGTGTGTGAGACACAGCCCCCCCCAGCACAACCCCAGCCCTACCCATG GACCAGCAGAGAGCTCGCCATTGACCAGTGTGCTAAGGGAGGCCTGGGCAGAAGTGGACCAGGGCATGGCCCAGGCTCACTGGTGGGCCACCATGGCCGGCTATGCAGTTGGTCTAGGGCTTCTTCTCCTGGCGTTGCTGTGTGCCCTGGCGGCCGGAGGATGGATGAGGGAAGCTGCTCTACTGCTCTGGACCCCCAGCATAGGACTGGTGCTGGGGGCAGGTGCCTTCTACCTCTTCCACGTGCAGGAGGCCAAGGGCTTGTGTAAGACCCGGGCCGAGCTTCAGCATGTGCTGGGAAGGGCAAGAGAGGCCCAGGACCTGGGCTCAGAGTCCCAGCCAGCCCTGCTCCTAGGGcagcaggagagagacagagctgAGGAACAATAA
- the MICAL1 gene encoding F-actin-monooxygenase MICAL1 isoform X3, with product MASPTSTNPAHAHFESFLQAQLCQDVLSSFQGLCGALGLEPGGGLSQYHKIKAQLNYWSAKSLWAKLDKRASQQVYQQGRACTGTKCLVVGAGPCGLRAAVELAMLGARVVLVEKRTKFSRHNVLHLWPFTIHDLRALGAKKFYGRFCTGSLDHISIRQLQLLLLKVALLLGVEIHWGITFTGLQPPPKKGSGWRAQLQPSPPAQLAKYEFDVLISAAGGKFVPEGFTVREMRGKLAIGITANFVNGRTVEETQVPEISGVARIYNQSFFQSLLKATGIDLENIVYYKDDTHYFVMTAKKQCLLRLGVLRQDWPDTERLLGSANVVPEALQRFARAAADFATHGKLGKLEFAQDAHGRPDVSAFDFTSMMRAESSARVQERHGTRLLLGLVGDCLVEPFWPLGTGVARGFLAAFDAAWMVKRWAEGAGTLEVLAERESLYQLLSQTSPENMHRNVAQYGLDPATRYPNLNLRAVTPSQVRDLYDVEAKEPVQKMSDKTDSGKPATGAVGSQEELLRWCQEQTAGYPGVHVTDLSSSWADGLALCALVHRLRPALLEPSEIQGMGALEATSWALKMAEHELGITPVLSAQAMVAGSDPLGLIAYLSHFHSAFKSTPHNPGSVSQGSPGAATAVLFLGKLQRTLQRTRTQIEAETPSTEEPPVQEPDEPMTPPSQQQDASAEDLCALCGQHLYILERLCADGCFFHRSCFRCRICEATLWPGGYGRHPGDGYFYCLQHLPQTGHKEDSSDRGPESQDLPMPSENNMPSGPMTPVAHHQGTSPVPNPSQPTRRLIRLSSPERQRLSTLHLTPDPEMEPPPKPPRSCSALAHQALEASFRGWGMPVQSPQVLEAMEKGEEESSSSSEEETEEEEDVPLDSDMEQFLRNLAKNSGTMNNYPTWRRTLLRRAREEEMKRFCKAQAIQRRLNEIEAALRELEARGTELELALRSQSSSPEKQKALWVEQLLQLVQKKNSLVAEEAELMITVQELNLEEKQWQLDQELRTYMNREETLKTAADRQAEDQVLRKLLDVVNQRDALIRFQEERRLSELASEPGVQG from the exons ATGGCCTCACCCACCTCCACCAACCCAGCGCATGCCCACTTTGAGAGCTTCTTGCAGGCCCAGCTGTGCCAGGATGTGTTGAGCAGCTTCCAAGGGCTATGCGGGGCCCTGGggctggagcctggtggggggcTCTCCCAGTACCACAAGATCAAGGCCCAGCTCAACTACTGGAGTGCTAAGTCGCTGTGGGCCAAGCTGGACAAGAGAGCGAGCCAGCAGGTCTACCAGCAGGGCCGGGCCTGCACCGGCACCAAG TGCCTGGTGGTGGGGGCGGGACCTTGCGGTCTGCGGGCTGCTGTGGAGCTGGCGATGCTGGGAGCCCGAGTGGTGCTGGTGGAAAAGCGCACCAAGTTCTCTCGTCACAACGTGCTCCATCTCTGGCCCTTCACCATCCACGACCTTCGGGCACTCGGCGCCAAGAAGTTCTATGGGCGCTTCTGCACAGGCTCCCTGGACCACATCA GCATCCGGCAACTGCAGCTCCTCTTGTTGAAAGTGGCATTACTGCTGGGGGTGGAAATCCACTGGGGCATCACTTTCACTGGCCTGCAGCCTCCTCCCAAAAAGG GGAGTGGTTGGCGTGCTCAGCTCcagcccagccccccagcccaACTGGCCAAGTATGAATTTGATGTCCTCATCTCTGCGGCTGGAGGTAAATTTGTCCCTGAAG GCTTCACAGTGCGAGAAATGCGCGGCAAACTGGCAATTGGCATCACGGCTAACTTTGTGAACGGGCGCACCGTGGAAGAGACACAGGTGCCCGAGATCAGTGGTGTGGCCAGGATCTACAACCAGAGCTTcttccagagcctgctcaaagCTACAG GCATTGATCTGGAGAATATCGTGTACTACAAGGATGACACCCACTACTTCGTGATGACAGCCAAGAAGCAGTGCCTCCTACGGCTGGGAGTGCTGCGTCAG GACTGGCCTGATACTGAACGGCTGCTGGGCAGCGCCAACGTGGTGCCCGAGGCTTTGCAGCGCTTTGCTCGGGCAGCTGCCGACTTCGCCACCCACGGCAAGCTTGGGAAGCTGGAGTTTGCCCAGGACGCCCATGGGCGGCCGGACGTCTCTGCCTTTGACTTCACAAGCATGATGCGGGCAGAGAGCTCTGCTCGGGTGCAGGAGAGGCACGGCACCCGCCTGCTGCTGGGGCTGGTCGGGGACTGTCTGGTGGAG CCCTTCTGGCCCCTGGGCACTGGAGTGGCCCGGGGCTTCCTGGCAGCCTTTGATGCCGCCTGGATGGTGAAGCGGTGGGCAGAGGGCGCTGGGACCCTAGAGGTGTTAGCAGAGAG AGAGAGCTTGTACCAGCTCCTGTCACAGACGTCCCCGGAGAACATGCACCGCAACGTGGCGCAGTACGGGCTGGACCCCGCCACCCGCTACCCCAACCTGAACCTGCGGGCTGTGACCCCCAGTCAG GTACGAGACCTGTACGACGTGGAGGCCAAGGAGCCTGTGCAGAAGATGAGTGACAAGACAGACTCCGGAAAGCCAGCCACTG GGGCAGTGGGCTCCCAGGAGGAGCTGCTGCGCTGGTGCCAGGAACAGACAGCTGGGTACCCCGGTGTCCATGTCACTGACCTGTCTTCCTCCTGGGCTGATGGGCTGGCTCTGTGCGCCCTGGTGCACCGGCTGCGGCCCGCCCTTCT AGAACCCTCCGAGATCCAGGGAATGGGGGCTCTGGAAGCTACTTCTTGGGCGCTGAAGATGGCAGAGCATGAGCTGGGCATCACACCAGTGTTGTCCGCACAGGCGATGGTGGCAGGGAGTGACCCACTGGGCCTCATTGCGTACCTCAGCCACTTCCATAGTGCCTTCAAGAGCACACCACACAACCCAG GCTCGGTCAGCCAAGGCTCCCCAGGCGCTGCCACTGCTGTACTATTCCTTGGCAAACTGCAGAGGACCCTGCAACGGACCCGGACTCAG ATAGAGGCTGAGACCCCAAGTACTGAGGAGCCACCTGTCCAAGAGCCTGATGAACCAATGACACCGCCATCCCAGCAGCAGGAC GCCAGTGCTGAGGATCTGTGTGCACTTTGTGGGCAACACCTCTATATCCTGGAACGCCTCTGTGCTGATGGCTGTTTCTTCCACCGGAGCTGCTTCCGCTGTCGTATCTGTGAGGCCACATTATGGCCAGGTGGCTATGGGCGGcacccaggagatg GATATTTCTACTGCCTCCAGCACCTGCCTCAGACAGGCCACAAAGAAGATAGCAGCGACAGAGGTCCTGAGAGTCAG GACCTTCCCATGCCGAGTGAGAATAACATGCCATCAGGCCCCATGACTCCCGTGGCCCACCACCAAGGGACCAGTCCTGTCCCAAACCCCAGCCAGCCCACCCGTCGACTGATCCGCCTCTCCAGCCCAGAACGCCAGCGTTTATCCACCCTTCATCTCACCCCTGACCCGGAAATGGAGCCTCCACCCAAGCCCCCCCGAAGCTGCTCTGCCTTGGCCCACCAAGCCCTGGAAGCAAGCTTCAGGGGCTGGGGAATGCCAGTCCAGAGCCCTCAGG TTCTTGAGGCCATGGAAAAAGGGGAAGAAGAGAGTTCCTCCTCCAgtgaagaggaaacagaggaagaggaagatgtGCCTTTGGACTCAGACATGGAACAG TTTCTGAGGAACTTGGCTAAGAACTCAGGCACCATGAACAATTATCCAACGTGGCGTCGGACTCTGCTGCGCCGGGCCAGGGAGGAGGAGATGAAGCGGTTCTGCAAGGCTCAG GCCATCCAGCGGCGACTAAATGAGATTGAGGCTGCTCTAAGGGAGCTGGAGGCCAGGGGCACAGAGCTGGAGCTGGCTTTGAGGAGCCAGAGCA GTTCCCCCGAAAAGCAAAAGGCATTATGGGTAGAACAGCTGTTACAGCTTGTTCAGAAGAAAAACAGCCTGGTGGCCGAGGAGGCTGAGCTCATGATCAC GGTGCAGGAGCTGAACTTAGAGGAGAAACAGTGGCAGCTGGACCAAGAGCTGCGAACCTACATGAATCGGGAAG AAACCCTAAAGACAGCTGCTGATCGGCAGGCTGAGGACCAGGTCCTGCGGAAGCTGCTGGATGTGGTGAACCAGCGAGATGCTCTCATCCGCTTCCAGGAGGAGCGCAGGCTCAGTGAGCTGGCCTCAGAGCCCGGGGTCCAGGGCTAG
- the MICAL1 gene encoding F-actin-monooxygenase MICAL1 isoform X2, producing the protein MASPTSTNPAHAHFESFLQAQLCQDVLSSFQGLCGALGLEPGGGLSQYHKIKAQLNYWSAKSLWAKLDKRASQQVYQQGRACTGTKCLVVGAGPCGLRAAVELAMLGARVVLVEKRTKFSRHNVLHLWPFTIHDLRALGAKKFYGRFCTGSLDHISIRQLQLLLLKVALLLGVEIHWGITFTGLQPPPKKGSGWRAQLQPSPPAQLAKYEFDVLISAAGGKFVPEGFTVREMRGKLAIGITANFVNGRTVEETQVPEISGVARIYNQSFFQSLLKATGIDLENIVYYKDDTHYFVMTAKKQCLLRLGVLRQDWPDTERLLGSANVVPEALQRFARAAADFATHGKLGKLEFAQDAHGRPDVSAFDFTSMMRAESSARVQERHGTRLLLGLVGDCLVEPFWPLGTGVARGFLAAFDAAWMVKRWAEGAGTLEVLAERESLYQLLSQTSPENMHRNVAQYGLDPATRYPNLNLRAVTPSQVRDLYDVEAKEPVQKMSDKTDSGKPATGAVGSQEELLRWCQEQTAGYPGVHVTDLSSSWADGLALCALVHRLRPALLEPSEIQGMGALEATSWALKMAEHELGITPVLSAQAMVAGSDPLGLIAYLSHFHSAFKSTPHNPGSVSQGSPGAATAVLFLGKLQRTLQRTRTQENGEDAGGKKPRLEIEAETPSTEEPPVQEPDEPMTPPSQQQDASAEDLCALCGQHLYILERLCADGCFFHRSCFRCRICEATLWPGGYGRHPGDGYFYCLQHLPQTGHKEDSSDRGPESQDLPMPSENNMPSGPMTPVAHHQGTSPVPNPSQPTRRLIRLSSPERQRLSTLHLTPDPEMEPPPKPPRSCSALAHQALEASFRGWGMPVQSPQVLEAMEKGEEESSSSSEEETEEEEDVPLDSDMEQFLRNLAKNSGTMNNYPTWRRTLLRRAREEEMKRFCKAQAIQRRLNEIEAALRELEARGTELELALRSQSSSPEKQKALWVEQLLQLVQKKNSLVAEEAELMITVQELNLEEKQWQLDQELRTYMNREETLKTAADRQAEDQVLRKLLDVVNQRDALIRFQEERRLSELASEPGVQG; encoded by the exons ATGGCCTCACCCACCTCCACCAACCCAGCGCATGCCCACTTTGAGAGCTTCTTGCAGGCCCAGCTGTGCCAGGATGTGTTGAGCAGCTTCCAAGGGCTATGCGGGGCCCTGGggctggagcctggtggggggcTCTCCCAGTACCACAAGATCAAGGCCCAGCTCAACTACTGGAGTGCTAAGTCGCTGTGGGCCAAGCTGGACAAGAGAGCGAGCCAGCAGGTCTACCAGCAGGGCCGGGCCTGCACCGGCACCAAG TGCCTGGTGGTGGGGGCGGGACCTTGCGGTCTGCGGGCTGCTGTGGAGCTGGCGATGCTGGGAGCCCGAGTGGTGCTGGTGGAAAAGCGCACCAAGTTCTCTCGTCACAACGTGCTCCATCTCTGGCCCTTCACCATCCACGACCTTCGGGCACTCGGCGCCAAGAAGTTCTATGGGCGCTTCTGCACAGGCTCCCTGGACCACATCA GCATCCGGCAACTGCAGCTCCTCTTGTTGAAAGTGGCATTACTGCTGGGGGTGGAAATCCACTGGGGCATCACTTTCACTGGCCTGCAGCCTCCTCCCAAAAAGG GGAGTGGTTGGCGTGCTCAGCTCcagcccagccccccagcccaACTGGCCAAGTATGAATTTGATGTCCTCATCTCTGCGGCTGGAGGTAAATTTGTCCCTGAAG GCTTCACAGTGCGAGAAATGCGCGGCAAACTGGCAATTGGCATCACGGCTAACTTTGTGAACGGGCGCACCGTGGAAGAGACACAGGTGCCCGAGATCAGTGGTGTGGCCAGGATCTACAACCAGAGCTTcttccagagcctgctcaaagCTACAG GCATTGATCTGGAGAATATCGTGTACTACAAGGATGACACCCACTACTTCGTGATGACAGCCAAGAAGCAGTGCCTCCTACGGCTGGGAGTGCTGCGTCAG GACTGGCCTGATACTGAACGGCTGCTGGGCAGCGCCAACGTGGTGCCCGAGGCTTTGCAGCGCTTTGCTCGGGCAGCTGCCGACTTCGCCACCCACGGCAAGCTTGGGAAGCTGGAGTTTGCCCAGGACGCCCATGGGCGGCCGGACGTCTCTGCCTTTGACTTCACAAGCATGATGCGGGCAGAGAGCTCTGCTCGGGTGCAGGAGAGGCACGGCACCCGCCTGCTGCTGGGGCTGGTCGGGGACTGTCTGGTGGAG CCCTTCTGGCCCCTGGGCACTGGAGTGGCCCGGGGCTTCCTGGCAGCCTTTGATGCCGCCTGGATGGTGAAGCGGTGGGCAGAGGGCGCTGGGACCCTAGAGGTGTTAGCAGAGAG AGAGAGCTTGTACCAGCTCCTGTCACAGACGTCCCCGGAGAACATGCACCGCAACGTGGCGCAGTACGGGCTGGACCCCGCCACCCGCTACCCCAACCTGAACCTGCGGGCTGTGACCCCCAGTCAG GTACGAGACCTGTACGACGTGGAGGCCAAGGAGCCTGTGCAGAAGATGAGTGACAAGACAGACTCCGGAAAGCCAGCCACTG GGGCAGTGGGCTCCCAGGAGGAGCTGCTGCGCTGGTGCCAGGAACAGACAGCTGGGTACCCCGGTGTCCATGTCACTGACCTGTCTTCCTCCTGGGCTGATGGGCTGGCTCTGTGCGCCCTGGTGCACCGGCTGCGGCCCGCCCTTCT AGAACCCTCCGAGATCCAGGGAATGGGGGCTCTGGAAGCTACTTCTTGGGCGCTGAAGATGGCAGAGCATGAGCTGGGCATCACACCAGTGTTGTCCGCACAGGCGATGGTGGCAGGGAGTGACCCACTGGGCCTCATTGCGTACCTCAGCCACTTCCATAGTGCCTTCAAGAGCACACCACACAACCCAG GCTCGGTCAGCCAAGGCTCCCCAGGCGCTGCCACTGCTGTACTATTCCTTGGCAAACTGCAGAGGACCCTGCAACGGACCCGGACTCAG GAAAATGGGGAGGATGCTGGTGGCAAGAAGCCTCGCCTGGAG ATAGAGGCTGAGACCCCAAGTACTGAGGAGCCACCTGTCCAAGAGCCTGATGAACCAATGACACCGCCATCCCAGCAGCAGGAC GCCAGTGCTGAGGATCTGTGTGCACTTTGTGGGCAACACCTCTATATCCTGGAACGCCTCTGTGCTGATGGCTGTTTCTTCCACCGGAGCTGCTTCCGCTGTCGTATCTGTGAGGCCACATTATGGCCAGGTGGCTATGGGCGGcacccaggagatg GATATTTCTACTGCCTCCAGCACCTGCCTCAGACAGGCCACAAAGAAGATAGCAGCGACAGAGGTCCTGAGAGTCAG GACCTTCCCATGCCGAGTGAGAATAACATGCCATCAGGCCCCATGACTCCCGTGGCCCACCACCAAGGGACCAGTCCTGTCCCAAACCCCAGCCAGCCCACCCGTCGACTGATCCGCCTCTCCAGCCCAGAACGCCAGCGTTTATCCACCCTTCATCTCACCCCTGACCCGGAAATGGAGCCTCCACCCAAGCCCCCCCGAAGCTGCTCTGCCTTGGCCCACCAAGCCCTGGAAGCAAGCTTCAGGGGCTGGGGAATGCCAGTCCAGAGCCCTCAGG TTCTTGAGGCCATGGAAAAAGGGGAAGAAGAGAGTTCCTCCTCCAgtgaagaggaaacagaggaagaggaagatgtGCCTTTGGACTCAGACATGGAACAG TTTCTGAGGAACTTGGCTAAGAACTCAGGCACCATGAACAATTATCCAACGTGGCGTCGGACTCTGCTGCGCCGGGCCAGGGAGGAGGAGATGAAGCGGTTCTGCAAGGCTCAG GCCATCCAGCGGCGACTAAATGAGATTGAGGCTGCTCTAAGGGAGCTGGAGGCCAGGGGCACAGAGCTGGAGCTGGCTTTGAGGAGCCAGAGCA GTTCCCCCGAAAAGCAAAAGGCATTATGGGTAGAACAGCTGTTACAGCTTGTTCAGAAGAAAAACAGCCTGGTGGCCGAGGAGGCTGAGCTCATGATCAC GGTGCAGGAGCTGAACTTAGAGGAGAAACAGTGGCAGCTGGACCAAGAGCTGCGAACCTACATGAATCGGGAAG AAACCCTAAAGACAGCTGCTGATCGGCAGGCTGAGGACCAGGTCCTGCGGAAGCTGCTGGATGTGGTGAACCAGCGAGATGCTCTCATCCGCTTCCAGGAGGAGCGCAGGCTCAGTGAGCTGGCCTCAGAGCCCGGGGTCCAGGGCTAG